One Cupriavidus necator N-1 DNA window includes the following coding sequences:
- a CDS encoding alkene reductase → MHQLFTPIRIGRHTLPNRLVMAPMTRSRADDAGVPGDIVATYYAQRSGAGLIISEGVYPSATGKGYVRTPGIHNDAQVAAWKRVTEAVHAKGGRIFMQLMHSGRISQPSLLPDGALPVAPSPIKPAGQTWTADGLREFITPRALSVAEIAEVVADYRLATRRALEAGFDGVELHAASGYLPEQFLSSGSNQRQDEYGGSVANRARFVLEVLEAMVAEAGGDRVGIKISPEMNFNDVIDATPQETYTYLVEQLRRLDLAYLHVALFGASVDYHALLKPRFDGAYLIGGGLDQTAAEALLALGRVDAAVFGSAFLANPDLPVRFRQGAALNAPDKATFYTPGELGYTDYPALHAEETA, encoded by the coding sequence ATGCACCAGCTATTTACCCCCATTCGTATTGGTCGCCATACCCTGCCCAACCGCCTGGTCATGGCCCCAATGACCCGTTCGCGCGCCGATGATGCGGGCGTACCGGGCGACATCGTTGCCACCTACTATGCCCAGCGGAGCGGCGCCGGCCTGATCATTAGCGAAGGTGTATATCCCTCCGCGACGGGCAAGGGCTATGTGCGCACACCCGGCATCCACAATGACGCCCAGGTGGCGGCCTGGAAGCGTGTGACCGAAGCTGTGCATGCCAAGGGAGGGCGCATCTTCATGCAACTGATGCACAGCGGGCGCATCTCTCAGCCGTCACTGTTGCCGGACGGTGCGCTGCCGGTGGCGCCGTCGCCCATCAAGCCAGCTGGCCAGACCTGGACTGCCGATGGCCTGCGGGAATTCATCACCCCCCGCGCGCTGAGCGTGGCCGAAATCGCAGAGGTGGTTGCCGACTACCGCCTGGCGACACGTCGCGCCCTGGAGGCGGGCTTTGACGGGGTCGAGTTGCATGCCGCATCGGGCTATCTGCCCGAACAATTCCTCTCGTCCGGCAGCAATCAGCGCCAGGACGAATATGGCGGTTCGGTAGCCAATCGCGCGCGCTTTGTGCTGGAAGTGCTGGAAGCGATGGTGGCTGAGGCCGGAGGCGATCGCGTCGGGATCAAGATTTCGCCGGAAATGAACTTCAACGATGTGATCGACGCCACGCCGCAGGAAACCTACACGTACTTGGTCGAGCAATTGCGCCGACTCGATCTTGCCTACCTGCACGTCGCTCTGTTCGGAGCCAGTGTCGACTACCACGCGCTGTTGAAGCCGCGCTTCGATGGCGCCTATCTGATCGGCGGTGGACTCGATCAGACTGCTGCCGAGGCCCTGCTGGCCCTCGGGCGCGTCGACGCCGCCGTGTTCGGTAGTGCCTTCCTGGCCAACCCAGACCTGCCCGTGCGTTTCCGTCAGGGCGCGGCGCTCAACGCGCCCGACAAGGCCACGTTCTACACGCCCGGTGAGCTCGGTTATACCGACTACCCCGCCTTGCATGCGGAAGAAACTGCTTGA
- a CDS encoding LysR family transcriptional regulator — MELLNDMALFVEVVKARNFRKAAEAIGMPNSTLSRRISVLEKAIGLRLLHRTTRKIELTEAGQLYFERCKRIVDEARLAHEQLGELLAQPSGVLHASLPVDFANILLAPLIAEFAQRYPGISFEFDLTPRRVDLVAEPFDVAIRMGEPPSSNLIARRLARLPRYLYASPQYIERFGEPSQPADLVAHECLRLRTTEASAWTLKDATKTIEVAVGGRFLLNSVGMIRRLATLDLGIAVLAEAIIGDDVANGLLRRVLPQWQATPIPVYAMTETRLLPAKTQRFIEFLRERLEQ, encoded by the coding sequence ATGGAACTGCTGAATGACATGGCCTTGTTTGTCGAGGTCGTCAAAGCCAGGAACTTTCGCAAAGCGGCGGAGGCAATCGGGATGCCGAACTCGACACTGTCGCGCCGCATCAGCGTCCTGGAGAAGGCGATCGGGCTGCGCCTGTTGCATCGCACCACGCGCAAGATCGAGTTGACTGAGGCCGGCCAGCTCTATTTCGAGCGCTGCAAACGTATCGTCGACGAGGCGCGGCTCGCGCACGAGCAACTCGGGGAGTTGCTGGCGCAGCCCAGCGGCGTGCTGCATGCCTCGCTACCGGTGGATTTCGCCAATATATTGCTGGCACCGCTGATCGCGGAATTCGCACAACGTTATCCTGGCATCAGTTTCGAATTCGACCTCACGCCGCGGCGCGTCGATCTGGTGGCTGAGCCGTTCGATGTCGCGATCCGCATGGGGGAACCGCCAAGTTCGAACCTGATCGCTCGCCGCCTCGCCCGCCTGCCCCGCTATCTTTACGCTTCGCCGCAATATATTGAACGCTTCGGCGAGCCAAGCCAGCCGGCCGACCTTGTAGCGCATGAGTGCCTGCGGCTCCGCACGACAGAGGCCAGCGCCTGGACGCTGAAGGACGCGACGAAAACGATTGAGGTCGCAGTCGGCGGCCGGTTTTTGCTCAATAGCGTCGGCATGATCCGACGCCTGGCAACGCTCGACCTCGGCATCGCCGTACTGGCCGAGGCTATCATCGGCGACGACGTGGCCAATGGGCTATTGCGTCGAGTGCTACCACAGTGGCAGGCCACGCCCATACCCGTCTATGCCATGACCGAGACGCGCCTGCTGCCGGCGAAGACGCAGCGCTTTATCGAGTTTCTGCGAGAGCGCCTGGAGCAGTGA
- a CDS encoding LysR family transcriptional regulator, which translates to MNKLYSLDLNLLLVFDAMLRVGSVSRTAEEMGLTQPSTSNALARLRNFFGDPLFVRSDGAMRPTPLALQMAEPVQEALGQLRRAIEDKRYFDPMTSCRRFSICMNEMGQRVFLPKIVTRFAEIAPGVDLEAMEMTSQLAQAAMPNGDVDLVIGYFSDFGPSFFRQRVTTGHYVAVARKGHPQIDGILTLPAYLSASHISYVPALGNHAALEALLAEEFMKHGVRRRVALRVANSLGIPKIISSTDLIMTVPSVLAHAFCETAPVQVFDLPFDIPHIEIFQYWHARYHHDPANQWLRAQFKSLFPD; encoded by the coding sequence ATGAACAAGCTCTACTCTCTGGACCTGAATCTCCTGCTTGTGTTTGATGCAATGCTCCGCGTCGGCAGCGTGTCCAGGACCGCAGAGGAGATGGGGCTGACCCAGCCCTCCACGAGCAATGCGCTCGCGCGCCTGCGGAATTTCTTCGGCGACCCGCTGTTCGTGCGTTCGGACGGTGCCATGAGGCCGACGCCGCTGGCCTTGCAAATGGCGGAACCGGTCCAGGAAGCGCTGGGACAACTCCGCCGGGCGATCGAGGACAAGCGGTATTTCGACCCGATGACCTCTTGTCGGCGTTTTTCCATCTGCATGAATGAAATGGGACAACGCGTCTTTTTGCCGAAGATCGTCACCCGTTTCGCCGAGATCGCGCCTGGGGTAGACCTCGAGGCTATGGAAATGACATCGCAGCTAGCGCAGGCGGCGATGCCAAATGGCGACGTGGACCTTGTGATTGGCTATTTTTCGGATTTCGGGCCGAGCTTTTTCCGCCAGCGCGTAACGACAGGTCATTACGTCGCCGTTGCCCGCAAGGGACATCCCCAAATAGACGGGATCTTGACCCTGCCCGCCTACCTGAGCGCCTCGCACATCTCCTACGTGCCTGCTCTAGGCAATCATGCCGCGCTGGAAGCGCTCCTCGCAGAAGAGTTCATGAAACACGGCGTGCGGCGCCGTGTCGCGTTGCGCGTCGCAAATTCGCTTGGCATCCCGAAGATCATCTCCAGTACCGACCTGATCATGACCGTTCCGTCCGTGCTGGCACATGCGTTCTGCGAAACGGCCCCCGTGCAGGTCTTCGACCTGCCGTTCGATATTCCGCATATCGAGATATTTCAATACTGGCACGCACGCTATCACCACGACCCCGCCAATCAGTGGCTACGCGCCCAGTTCAAAAGCTTGTTTCCGGACTGA
- a CDS encoding CDP-6-deoxy-delta-3,4-glucoseen reductase — translation MTKHTITLLPSGNQFQCDDGETILKAGLAAGLLMPYSCRSGVCNTCRGTVRQGKVDFGNVHPTYLSEDDKHAGKALLCSAKAIGDCSIEVRELDPAEAFPVRRLPCRVLHLERLAPDVMLITIGLPPNEPTVFKAGQYVDFVLKDGTRRSYSIATAPSSEGVRQVDLHVRLVPGGRFTEHVFNTMKLRETMMLEMPLGSFYWRASSDKPMIMLASGTGFAPIKSIIDYSIACGNTRPITLYWGGRTRACIYMASLVEKWVAEHDHIKFIPVVSDATPECNWTGRSGFVHKAVIEDFPDMSAYQVYACGAPIVVDSARRDFTARCGLPEDEFYADSFINEADRQKAAA, via the coding sequence ATGACCAAGCACACGATCACTCTGCTGCCCAGTGGCAACCAGTTCCAGTGTGACGACGGCGAGACTATCCTGAAGGCCGGCTTGGCTGCCGGCCTCCTCATGCCTTATAGCTGCCGCTCTGGTGTCTGCAACACTTGCCGCGGCACCGTCAGGCAAGGCAAGGTGGATTTCGGCAATGTTCACCCGACCTACCTCAGTGAAGACGACAAGCATGCCGGCAAAGCGCTGCTGTGCTCGGCCAAAGCCATCGGCGACTGCAGCATCGAGGTCCGCGAACTGGACCCGGCAGAAGCTTTCCCGGTGCGCCGTTTGCCGTGCCGCGTACTGCATCTCGAAAGGCTAGCGCCAGACGTCATGCTGATCACCATTGGCCTGCCGCCCAACGAGCCAACCGTCTTCAAAGCCGGCCAGTACGTTGACTTCGTGCTCAAGGACGGCACGCGCCGCAGCTACTCGATCGCGACCGCACCTTCCAGCGAAGGTGTAAGGCAAGTCGACCTGCACGTTCGCCTGGTTCCCGGTGGTCGCTTCACGGAGCACGTGTTCAACACGATGAAGCTGCGCGAAACGATGATGCTGGAGATGCCGCTCGGGTCCTTCTACTGGCGAGCGAGCAGCGACAAACCAATGATCATGCTCGCTTCAGGCACGGGATTCGCACCGATCAAGTCCATCATCGACTACAGCATCGCGTGCGGAAACACGCGTCCCATCACCCTTTACTGGGGCGGCCGCACGCGTGCATGCATCTACATGGCTTCGCTTGTCGAGAAGTGGGTCGCTGAGCACGACCACATCAAGTTTATCCCCGTCGTGAGTGACGCCACCCCCGAATGCAACTGGACTGGTCGCAGCGGATTCGTGCACAAGGCGGTCATAGAAGACTTCCCCGACATGTCCGCCTATCAGGTATATGCCTGCGGCGCGCCGATCGTCGTCGATTCCGCCCGCCGCGATTTTACGGCGCGGTGCGGCCTTCCAGAAGACGAGTTCTACGCCGATTCCTTTATCAACGAAGCAGACCGACAGAAAGCCGCTGCTTGA
- a CDS encoding VOC family protein yields the protein MEINIEDAIPTDFTAPVPERNSHVKPFCLGHGTLECFSLKESRKFYEEFLGLECRRHAKPSMSVRLGMRFHIVCVEVGDAVHPCNVLNHWGLDVKSRESVDEAYQAALKYKDQYKIRQVLEPHEQHSVYSFYLEDLDHNWWEIQYYPNGFQHDDFFDFGDRFSDDEKVDLSALPELNIFGKAD from the coding sequence ATGGAAATCAACATCGAAGATGCCATTCCCACGGACTTCACCGCGCCTGTCCCAGAGCGCAATTCGCATGTGAAGCCCTTCTGTCTTGGACATGGCACCCTGGAATGCTTCAGCCTGAAGGAGTCCCGCAAATTCTATGAGGAGTTCCTCGGCCTGGAGTGCCGCCGCCACGCCAAACCGTCAATGTCGGTTCGCCTGGGTATGCGCTTCCACATTGTGTGCGTGGAAGTCGGTGACGCAGTCCACCCTTGCAATGTCCTTAACCACTGGGGGCTGGACGTCAAGTCGCGCGAAAGTGTGGACGAAGCCTACCAGGCGGCGCTCAAGTACAAAGACCAATACAAGATCCGTCAGGTGCTGGAACCGCACGAGCAGCACAGCGTGTACTCGTTCTACCTGGAAGACCTGGACCACAACTGGTGGGAGATCCAGTACTACCCGAACGGGTTCCAGCATGACGACTTCTTCGATTTTGGGGACCGATTCTCCGACGACGAAAAAGTCGACCTTAGCGCGCTCCCTGAACTCAATATCTTCGGAAAGGCAGACTAA
- a CDS encoding fumarylacetoacetate hydrolase family protein — MIQLVTFKVPEGVRTGMMTNGKIYQSGAYNDMLEVLADWSNASAKLETLGPKLAERDDVKNAELVAPLPAPRNIYFAGANYKDHVEEMRERLKLNINADPKGSGEKPWHSLKSTGSSVVGPGTRVALPGGSKMLDWEVELAVVIGKPAKDVSRDNALDCVAGYTVANDLSARDHIFRPEVAETSPFRYDWIGQKSFDGSCPMGPAITPAQFIGDPMNLSMKLWVNDKLKQDSNTNQMLFDIADQISHLSSRVTLLPGDVILTGTPAGVGMPNSDFLKPGDVVKQWIESIGEFEFTIA, encoded by the coding sequence ATGATCCAGCTCGTTACCTTCAAGGTGCCAGAGGGCGTGCGCACCGGCATGATGACCAACGGCAAGATTTACCAGTCCGGTGCCTACAACGACATGCTCGAAGTACTCGCGGACTGGTCCAACGCTTCAGCAAAGCTCGAGACGCTTGGCCCCAAACTGGCCGAGCGAGACGACGTGAAGAATGCCGAACTGGTTGCACCGCTTCCGGCGCCGCGGAACATCTATTTCGCAGGGGCGAACTACAAGGACCACGTTGAGGAAATGAGGGAGCGCCTCAAGCTCAACATCAACGCTGATCCGAAGGGCAGCGGCGAGAAGCCCTGGCACTCGCTCAAGTCGACCGGCTCGAGCGTGGTGGGTCCCGGCACCAGGGTGGCGCTGCCAGGCGGGTCGAAGATGCTCGATTGGGAGGTGGAACTGGCAGTCGTCATCGGCAAGCCTGCAAAGGATGTGTCGCGGGACAACGCGCTCGACTGTGTGGCTGGCTATACCGTCGCCAACGACCTGTCCGCTCGCGACCACATCTTCCGCCCCGAAGTGGCAGAGACCTCGCCCTTCCGCTATGACTGGATCGGCCAGAAGTCATTCGACGGTTCTTGCCCGATGGGTCCGGCCATCACCCCTGCGCAATTCATTGGCGACCCGATGAACCTGAGCATGAAACTGTGGGTCAACGACAAGCTTAAGCAGGATTCCAACACCAACCAGATGCTGTTCGACATCGCCGACCAGATCTCCCATCTGTCCTCGCGCGTGACGCTCCTCCCAGGCGACGTTATCCTGACAGGCACGCCAGCCGGGGTTGGTATGCCGAACAGCGATTTCTTGAAGCCGGGCGATGTCGTCAAGCAGTGGATCGAAAGCATTGGCGAATTCGAGTTCACGATCGCATAA
- a CDS encoding GlcG/HbpS family heme-binding protein: protein MYQKTSLGMAELKKVADAAQAYASAKQWIVTIAIVDDGGHLQWLQRADGAPPATAYIAAAKARTAAMGQRESKFYEDMVNAGRQAFLTAPGLDCLLEGGVPITVNGSCAGAIGVSGVRSNEDVEIARAGIAALA from the coding sequence ATGTATCAGAAGACCAGTCTCGGCATGGCGGAACTGAAGAAGGTAGCCGATGCTGCCCAGGCCTATGCCAGCGCAAAACAATGGATCGTGACGATTGCCATCGTCGACGATGGCGGCCATCTGCAATGGCTGCAGCGGGCCGACGGGGCCCCGCCGGCAACCGCCTACATCGCAGCCGCCAAGGCCCGCACGGCGGCGATGGGCCAGCGTGAAAGCAAGTTCTATGAAGATATGGTCAACGCAGGTCGGCAGGCGTTTTTGACTGCGCCCGGCCTGGATTGCCTTCTGGAAGGCGGCGTGCCAATCACGGTCAACGGTAGCTGCGCCGGGGCGATCGGTGTGAGCGGCGTCCGCTCCAACGAAGATGTTGAAATCGCGCGCGCTGGTATCGCTGCGCTGGCCTAG
- a CDS encoding NAD(P)-dependent oxidoreductase, producing the protein MTSIGILGTGGIGLAIARKLIGAGTVPFGYRRADNSAFVEAGGRHCASAAELVDQSDIVLLCVPDAALESLFFGAGNVLAHVRAGQTFVDLGVAPIELKREVRDRLSRASAIFLDAPVMGNPPLIEAGRAVVYMSGEEEACRVVEDELRKFAAARYVGKFGDGSKLKYVSNMLLAVHTVAAAEAVVYAKRSGLDIGTLLDHIPPIAQSGVLGMRGKTMASGAYGKGAGTVSMLLDVINVIHDDALASGMELTFLGSAKQYYERAVSEGLGDSDTESLVEVIS; encoded by the coding sequence ATGACATCTATTGGAATTCTGGGAACGGGTGGCATCGGCCTGGCCATCGCCCGCAAGCTCATTGGTGCGGGTACAGTGCCCTTCGGCTATCGCCGTGCTGACAACTCCGCCTTTGTTGAGGCCGGCGGCCGGCACTGCGCGTCGGCGGCGGAGTTGGTCGACCAGTCGGATATCGTGCTGTTGTGCGTGCCAGACGCGGCGCTCGAATCCCTGTTTTTCGGCGCAGGTAATGTGCTCGCGCACGTCAGGGCCGGTCAGACATTCGTCGACCTCGGGGTAGCGCCGATCGAGCTCAAGCGCGAGGTGCGCGACCGCTTGTCGCGTGCATCAGCAATCTTCCTTGACGCTCCCGTCATGGGCAATCCGCCGCTGATCGAAGCGGGTCGCGCGGTGGTATACATGAGCGGAGAGGAGGAGGCCTGCCGCGTTGTCGAAGACGAACTGCGGAAGTTCGCCGCCGCCCGTTACGTGGGAAAGTTCGGCGACGGCTCCAAGCTGAAGTACGTGTCCAACATGCTGCTCGCCGTACATACGGTCGCCGCGGCAGAGGCGGTTGTCTACGCGAAGAGATCGGGGCTCGACATCGGCACGTTGCTCGACCATATCCCGCCGATCGCGCAGTCCGGTGTACTCGGCATGCGCGGCAAGACGATGGCCAGCGGCGCCTATGGTAAGGGTGCGGGCACGGTATCGATGCTGCTCGACGTGATCAACGTGATCCACGACGACGCGTTGGCGTCGGGAATGGAACTTACGTTCTTGGGCAGCGCGAAGCAGTACTATGAAAGAGCGGTATCCGAAGGGTTGGGAGACTCAGACACCGAGAGCTTGGTGGAAGTGATCTCCTGA
- a CDS encoding YciI family protein, with amino-acid sequence MESDRSLVDSLTAGMLNQKLYVMLRRTVRAELLNEELVALHLKWMIAQEREGVIFASGPFIVRGRPRGAGGGMTVLRATDEQEAIAIGDTDPFVAAGAVEYELLTWMLMEGGLRLTLNYSTGKFELG; translated from the coding sequence TTGGAGTCTGATCGCTCGCTCGTAGATTCGTTGACCGCCGGCATGCTCAACCAGAAGCTGTATGTGATGCTGCGCCGGACCGTGCGCGCCGAGTTGCTGAACGAAGAACTCGTCGCGCTTCATTTGAAATGGATGATCGCGCAGGAGCGCGAGGGAGTGATCTTCGCCTCTGGCCCATTCATCGTGCGCGGCCGGCCGCGTGGTGCTGGCGGCGGCATGACTGTCTTGCGTGCGACCGATGAGCAGGAAGCGATAGCAATCGGCGATACTGACCCGTTTGTGGCTGCTGGCGCCGTGGAATACGAGTTGCTCACCTGGATGCTGATGGAAGGCGGCCTACGCCTTACTCTCAACTATTCCACCGGAAAATTCGAACTTGGTTAA
- a CDS encoding ABC transporter ATP-binding protein has product MSLLELTSVEAGYGASQVLFGVDLFIDEGEVVTLLGRNGMGKSTTVKATSGLLRPMRGSVRFNGCEVAGMAPERISRNGIGLVPEGRRIFSNLTVYENLVAFARRGQWTLQRIYKLFPVLERRKDNMGFQLSGGEQQMLAISRALLTNARLLLIDEATEGLAPLIRQEIWRCLHEVKREGQSILVIDKYVQNLIGLADRHYFIENGRIGWTGSSAQLSEQPEIWERYLGV; this is encoded by the coding sequence ATGAGCCTGCTGGAACTGACGTCGGTTGAGGCCGGCTACGGCGCGAGCCAGGTGCTGTTCGGTGTCGACCTCTTTATCGATGAAGGCGAAGTAGTGACGCTGCTCGGCCGCAACGGCATGGGCAAGAGCACGACCGTCAAGGCCACCTCTGGCCTGCTAAGGCCGATGCGCGGCAGTGTGCGCTTCAACGGATGCGAGGTGGCCGGGATGGCACCGGAACGCATCAGTCGAAATGGGATCGGCCTGGTGCCGGAAGGCCGCCGGATTTTTTCCAACCTGACGGTATACGAGAACCTCGTTGCGTTCGCGCGCCGGGGCCAGTGGACCTTGCAACGGATATACAAGCTGTTTCCGGTCCTGGAAAGGCGTAAGGACAACATGGGCTTCCAGCTATCTGGCGGCGAGCAGCAAATGCTGGCCATTTCGCGGGCGCTGTTGACCAACGCCAGGCTGTTGCTGATCGACGAGGCAACCGAAGGGCTGGCGCCGCTGATTCGCCAGGAGATCTGGCGTTGCCTGCACGAGGTGAAGAGGGAAGGCCAGTCCATCCTGGTGATCGATAAGTATGTCCAGAACCTGATTGGCCTCGCGGATCGTCACTACTTCATCGAAAACGGACGGATCGGATGGACAGGAAGCAGCGCACAGCTAAGTGAACAGCCGGAGATCTGGGAGCGATATCTTGGAGTCTGA
- a CDS encoding ABC transporter ATP-binding protein: MAEQVLAVRGLVKRFGGLMATDHVDFDITDSQIHALIGPNGAGKTTFISQLAGGLLSDKGSISFYGTDITRLSMAERADMGLVRSYQITSIFRNLSVFENLAISVQSRLKASFRFFGKALVEELREEVVSVAHRIQLADELHTQASHLSYGQQRQLEIGLALALRPRLLLLDEPMAGLSPNQVPWFVDFIKSLKGKNLSILLIEHDMDAVFRLSDRISVFVAGKRIFNGSPDEVKSSAEVKRAYLGE; this comes from the coding sequence ATGGCTGAGCAAGTGTTAGCGGTAAGGGGCCTCGTCAAGCGCTTTGGCGGACTGATGGCTACCGATCATGTCGACTTCGACATCACGGACAGCCAGATCCACGCGCTGATCGGGCCAAACGGAGCCGGCAAGACCACGTTCATATCGCAGCTCGCCGGCGGGCTGCTTTCGGATAAGGGATCCATTTCATTCTACGGAACCGACATAACCCGCCTGAGCATGGCCGAGCGCGCCGACATGGGCCTGGTGCGCTCTTACCAGATCACCAGCATTTTCCGCAATCTCTCGGTATTCGAGAATCTCGCCATCAGCGTTCAGTCGCGGCTGAAGGCTAGCTTCCGCTTCTTTGGTAAGGCATTGGTCGAAGAACTGCGCGAGGAAGTGGTTTCGGTTGCGCACCGCATCCAGTTGGCGGACGAACTTCATACCCAGGCCTCCCACTTGTCATATGGCCAGCAGCGCCAGCTGGAAATCGGGCTCGCGCTGGCGCTAAGGCCGCGCCTGTTGCTGCTTGATGAGCCGATGGCCGGGCTATCCCCGAACCAGGTACCCTGGTTTGTCGACTTCATCAAGAGCCTCAAGGGAAAGAACCTGTCCATCCTGCTGATCGAGCACGACATGGACGCAGTCTTCAGGCTGTCCGATCGGATCTCGGTGTTTGTGGCGGGAAAGCGGATCTTTAATGGATCACCCGACGAAGTCAAGAGCAGCGCGGAAGTAAAGCGCGCCTATCTGGGAGAGTGA
- a CDS encoding branched-chain amino acid ABC transporter permease, with protein MKSHSHIAWALLAVLLIAFPAMAQAFGGSFYVGFATRVLILALAATSLRLLVGELALVSFGHAAFFGTGAFVVAILSKELTAPVGLLPGTDSAWIAWPIAVMVSALLALVIGMISLRTKGAYFIMITLAFAQMTFYLFESLKMYGGDEGINMAHRSRLGFGLDTGDNVTFYYVVLVTVVLVNLLFRFLIRSPLGRVMKGIKENETRMQALGYRTYRYKLMVFAIAGAAAGLSGALLANQNSYASPSLFSWLQSGSLLIMVILGGSVNFWGGAVGAIVFCVLEEVLPHLTRYWQIAMGVFVILVVMRVPEGLTGLRWRVRVPQVGQRRSSSEVGNG; from the coding sequence ATGAAATCTCATTCCCACATTGCCTGGGCATTGCTTGCCGTCCTTCTGATCGCATTCCCTGCGATGGCACAGGCGTTCGGCGGCAGCTTCTACGTTGGCTTCGCCACGCGCGTGCTGATCCTGGCCTTGGCCGCAACCAGCCTGCGACTGCTGGTCGGCGAACTGGCCCTCGTATCTTTTGGACACGCCGCCTTCTTTGGCACCGGCGCCTTCGTGGTCGCCATCTTGTCTAAGGAACTGACAGCGCCAGTCGGCTTGCTGCCGGGTACGGATTCCGCATGGATCGCCTGGCCGATTGCCGTCATGGTGTCAGCGTTGCTGGCGCTGGTGATCGGCATGATCTCGCTGCGCACGAAGGGTGCTTACTTCATCATGATCACGCTTGCGTTCGCCCAGATGACGTTCTATTTGTTCGAATCACTGAAGATGTACGGTGGCGACGAGGGCATCAATATGGCGCACCGCTCCAGGCTTGGCTTCGGTCTCGATACCGGTGACAACGTCACGTTCTATTACGTGGTGCTCGTCACCGTGGTCCTGGTGAACCTGCTCTTTCGCTTCTTGATCCGGTCGCCGCTGGGGCGCGTGATGAAAGGCATCAAGGAGAACGAAACCCGGATGCAGGCGCTCGGCTACCGCACCTACAGGTACAAGCTGATGGTGTTCGCGATTGCCGGCGCCGCTGCCGGACTGTCCGGTGCACTGCTGGCCAATCAGAACAGCTATGCCAGCCCGAGCCTGTTCAGCTGGCTGCAGTCCGGCAGCCTGCTCATCATGGTGATCCTCGGAGGCAGCGTGAACTTCTGGGGTGGCGCTGTAGGTGCCATCGTTTTTTGTGTGCTGGAAGAAGTGCTGCCACACCTGACCAGGTATTGGCAGATCGCCATGGGCGTCTTTGTCATCCTGGTCGTCATGCGTGTGCCGGAGGGATTGACCGGCCTGCGGTGGCGCGTCCGCGTCCCGCAAGTGGGGCAGCGCCGTTCGTCGAGCGAGGTGGGTAATGGCTGA
- a CDS encoding branched-chain amino acid ABC transporter permease has protein sequence MLVFLFEQLLNGVQFGLMLFLLAAGLTLVFGIMNMINLAHGSLYMIGAYLVATLTLKTDSFLFGLIGGVALTAAIGVVLEMSLLRRLYDKDHLTQVLVTFGIILIANHAVQEIWGAQPIMTSMPPSLSESVPLVGLFEYPVFRLFIIVVGLLIAALLALLITKTRVGMWIRAGAADREMARAMGANINLVFSLVFGLGAALCAIAGGLLGPLLSINVGMGESILILAFVVVVIGGIGSVQGALAGAVLVGVVDALGRALIPMALRSLPDQGLADSLASTLSAVSIYLLMALVLYWRPQGLFSR, from the coding sequence ATGCTGGTTTTTCTGTTCGAGCAGCTCCTCAACGGCGTGCAGTTCGGGCTCATGCTGTTTCTGCTGGCGGCGGGCCTGACACTCGTGTTCGGCATCATGAACATGATCAATCTGGCGCACGGGTCGCTGTACATGATCGGTGCCTATCTGGTCGCCACGCTGACCCTGAAGACGGACAGCTTCCTGTTCGGGCTGATCGGCGGCGTGGCACTGACCGCGGCGATTGGCGTCGTGCTCGAAATGAGCCTGTTGCGCCGGCTTTATGACAAGGACCATCTTACCCAGGTGCTTGTCACGTTCGGCATCATCCTGATCGCCAACCATGCGGTGCAGGAGATCTGGGGGGCGCAGCCGATCATGACCAGCATGCCGCCGTCGTTGAGTGAGTCCGTGCCGCTCGTCGGTCTCTTCGAGTATCCGGTCTTCCGGCTGTTCATTATCGTCGTCGGCCTGCTGATCGCCGCACTGCTGGCGCTGCTCATCACGAAGACGCGGGTCGGCATGTGGATCCGGGCGGGTGCGGCCGACCGTGAGATGGCCCGCGCCATGGGGGCGAACATCAACCTTGTGTTCTCGCTCGTGTTCGGTCTCGGCGCGGCGCTGTGCGCCATCGCCGGAGGCCTGCTCGGTCCTTTGCTGTCGATCAACGTCGGCATGGGCGAGAGCATTCTGATCCTGGCCTTCGTGGTGGTGGTGATCGGTGGCATCGGTTCCGTCCAGGGTGCGCTTGCCGGCGCTGTGCTCGTCGGCGTTGTCGACGCGCTGGGCCGGGCGTTGATTCCGATGGCGCTGCGCAGCCTGCCGGACCAAGGGCTGGCTGATTCGCTGGCATCCACGCTGTCAGCCGTTTCGATTTATCTACTGATGGCGCTGGTCTTGTACTGGCGGCCGCAAGGTCTTTTCTCGCGCTGA